In Saccharicrinis fermentans DSM 9555 = JCM 21142, a genomic segment contains:
- a CDS encoding sulfatase-like hydrolase/transferase has translation MNKLSYLMALLFCCVMTSHVLAQQSMIKPNVIIILTDDQGYADVGFNGCRDIPTPNIDRIANNGVRFSRAYVTYSVCGPSRAGIMTGRYQDRFGFGRNPLLAPNDTMQGLPLTEQTMAEMLQQSGYTSMALGKWHLGAHKSQYPLKRGFNEFFGFLEGGHSYFPQEWIINDVSEVKKQYDGYRTKLMRNNGRVEEGEYITDALSREAVSFIQRKANEPFFIYLAYNAPHGPLQATEKYLKRFDHITDKKRKTYAAMVSAVDDGVGLLLNKLDELQLTDNTMVFFLSDNGGPEHHNASDNGVLREGKSSLYEGGIHVPFAMQWPGKIPSGMVYDKPVISLDIFATAAHYAGATAKNELDGVNIIPYVKGEKKELPHDYLCWRKFDTNDYAIVNGDNKVVKYRTDKDAFYNLKDDIGETTRLPLTEKYQAAKVKYEEWQDEMKNPVFLGLMQDKEYTRLNPNRFIMVNPYKPDSLEASEPEHYELVWADEFDEDGKPNEKYWSYEKGFVRNNELQWYQPDNAKVKEGLLIIEGKREKVKNTFYEKGSNNWRKNRKYAAYTSACIKTVDKFSFQYGIMEVRARIDTSMGMWPAIWTLGVHKPWPANGEVDQMEYYRHNGEAKILANAAWASQRGRAKWDSEKIPLSEFVNKQPDWERRFHVWKMHWTEDFIRLYLDDELLNEIDLSQTINADGSNPFHQAQYILLNLAIGARGGDPSQTIFPRKYEVDYVRVFQKKISDK, from the coding sequence ATGAATAAACTAAGTTATTTGATGGCTTTATTGTTTTGTTGTGTGATGACATCACATGTTCTGGCACAGCAAAGTATGATCAAGCCTAATGTAATCATTATTTTAACCGACGATCAGGGTTATGCTGACGTTGGTTTTAATGGTTGTAGAGATATTCCAACACCTAATATTGATCGTATAGCTAATAATGGCGTCCGATTTTCCAGAGCATATGTTACTTATTCGGTGTGTGGACCAAGTAGAGCTGGAATCATGACGGGGCGATATCAGGATAGGTTTGGTTTTGGAAGGAATCCCTTGTTGGCACCTAATGATACCATGCAAGGACTGCCTTTAACAGAACAAACAATGGCAGAGATGTTGCAACAATCGGGTTATACTTCCATGGCCTTGGGAAAGTGGCATCTGGGAGCACATAAGTCTCAATATCCCTTAAAAAGAGGCTTTAATGAGTTCTTTGGTTTTCTGGAAGGAGGACATTCCTATTTTCCTCAAGAATGGATCATCAATGATGTCTCGGAAGTGAAAAAGCAATATGATGGTTATCGCACAAAATTAATGCGTAATAATGGTAGGGTAGAAGAAGGGGAATACATAACGGATGCTCTCTCGCGGGAAGCTGTTTCTTTTATCCAACGTAAGGCCAATGAACCTTTTTTTATTTATTTGGCCTACAATGCTCCACATGGTCCCTTACAGGCAACTGAGAAATACTTGAAGCGTTTTGATCATATCACGGATAAAAAACGGAAAACTTATGCTGCCATGGTTAGTGCAGTAGATGATGGTGTGGGCCTCTTGTTGAATAAACTGGATGAGTTACAACTGACTGATAATACCATGGTCTTTTTCTTGTCTGATAATGGAGGACCTGAACATCACAACGCATCTGATAATGGGGTGTTGCGCGAAGGAAAGAGTAGCTTGTACGAAGGAGGTATTCATGTGCCTTTTGCCATGCAATGGCCTGGAAAAATACCTTCCGGCATGGTATATGATAAACCTGTTATTTCGCTGGATATATTCGCAACAGCGGCTCACTATGCCGGGGCAACAGCTAAGAATGAGCTTGATGGTGTTAATATCATTCCTTATGTGAAGGGTGAGAAAAAAGAACTGCCTCATGATTATTTATGTTGGCGAAAATTTGATACCAATGATTATGCAATTGTCAATGGCGATAATAAGGTGGTTAAGTATCGCACAGACAAGGATGCGTTTTATAATTTGAAAGATGATATTGGAGAAACCACACGCTTGCCTCTCACGGAGAAATATCAGGCTGCTAAAGTTAAATACGAAGAGTGGCAGGATGAGATGAAAAATCCTGTCTTCCTGGGGTTAATGCAGGATAAAGAATATACTCGCTTAAATCCTAATCGTTTTATAATGGTAAATCCTTACAAGCCGGATAGCTTAGAGGCATCGGAACCTGAACATTATGAACTTGTTTGGGCTGATGAGTTTGATGAGGATGGAAAACCCAACGAAAAGTATTGGTCCTATGAGAAAGGGTTCGTGAGAAATAATGAATTGCAATGGTATCAGCCAGATAATGCTAAGGTTAAAGAAGGATTGCTTATTATTGAGGGGAAAAGGGAGAAAGTTAAAAATACATTTTATGAGAAAGGAAGTAATAATTGGCGAAAAAATAGAAAATATGCAGCGTATACTTCGGCTTGTATTAAAACAGTAGATAAATTTTCTTTTCAGTACGGAATTATGGAGGTGCGTGCCCGGATTGATACCAGTATGGGTATGTGGCCTGCTATATGGACTTTGGGGGTTCATAAGCCCTGGCCAGCTAATGGTGAAGTGGACCAAATGGAGTATTATCGCCATAATGGTGAAGCTAAAATTCTGGCCAATGCAGCCTGGGCTAGTCAACGAGGAAGGGCCAAATGGGATTCGGAAAAAATACCTTTGTCTGAGTTTGTGAATAAACAACCAGATTGGGAACGACGATTTCATGTGTGGAAAATGCATTGGACCGAGGATTTTATCCGTTTATATTTGGACGATGAGTTGCTGAACGAAATAGACTTATCTCAAACCATTAATGCAGATGGAAGTAATCCTTTTCACCAAGCACAATATATATTATTAAATTTGGCCATTGGTGCCCGAGGAGGAGATCCTTCACAAACCATATTTCCACGTAAATATGAGGTTGATTATGTGCGGGTTTTTCAAAAGAAAATAAGTGATAAGTGA
- a CDS encoding sulfatase-like hydrolase/transferase, translating to MSKLIFVAGFMACLLMMLSCQPDDTKTKKQPNVIVLLVDDAGYADFGFAGSKDLKTPNIDKLANNGMVFTDAHVSASVCGPSRAGIMTGRYQQRFGFECNPSSDHSGVDLGETTIGEAMQQAGYTTAAFGKWHLGYEPEYNPNARGFDYSWGFLSGGRRYFSNKTQDQPGHTHSIRENGQFTTFEGYLTDRLGDKAVEFIDKNKKDPFFMYWAPNAVHTPMEATEEDMALFKGHPRQKLAAMTWALDRSVGKIVQKLKDEDLLNNTLIFFLSDNGGAHNNQSSNYPLKGFKGNKYEGGHRVAFFMHWPEEIEKGTYNGLTSSLDIFATSIAVTGKQVHTNKTLDGVNLIPYVKNGIAESPHKQLFWRKDQMAAMRSGQYKMIRVARLGYRLYDLEEDLGESNDLCEAKNTALHELQNQLQSWEKGLIQPLWTEGAIWDTITWMIHEDYYLNRPVRVKDPGSLKEWRKRKRESAKDMLLLQDISRL from the coding sequence ATGAGTAAATTAATTTTTGTCGCAGGCTTTATGGCCTGTCTGTTGATGATGCTAAGCTGCCAACCGGATGACACTAAAACAAAAAAGCAACCGAATGTGATTGTTTTGTTGGTTGACGACGCAGGATATGCTGATTTTGGATTTGCGGGTAGTAAAGACCTAAAAACACCTAATATTGATAAGCTGGCCAATAACGGCATGGTATTTACCGATGCACATGTAAGTGCTTCGGTGTGTGGCCCTAGTAGAGCTGGTATTATGACAGGTAGGTATCAACAACGTTTTGGGTTTGAGTGTAATCCTTCTAGTGATCATAGTGGGGTCGATCTAGGTGAAACAACCATAGGAGAAGCCATGCAACAAGCCGGGTATACAACGGCAGCCTTTGGTAAATGGCACTTGGGGTATGAGCCCGAATATAATCCCAACGCACGTGGTTTCGATTATTCATGGGGTTTTCTATCCGGTGGACGAAGGTATTTTTCGAATAAGACACAGGATCAGCCGGGTCATACACATTCCATCCGGGAGAATGGCCAGTTTACCACTTTTGAGGGCTACTTGACCGATCGGTTGGGAGATAAGGCAGTCGAGTTTATCGACAAAAATAAAAAGGATCCTTTTTTTATGTATTGGGCACCTAATGCAGTACATACTCCTATGGAAGCTACAGAGGAAGATATGGCTTTGTTTAAAGGTCATCCGCGTCAGAAATTGGCTGCCATGACCTGGGCTTTGGACCGGTCTGTGGGTAAGATTGTACAAAAACTGAAAGATGAAGATCTTCTAAATAATACACTTATCTTCTTTTTAAGTGATAACGGGGGTGCACACAATAATCAATCATCCAATTATCCACTGAAAGGCTTTAAGGGCAATAAGTACGAAGGGGGACATCGAGTGGCATTTTTTATGCATTGGCCCGAAGAAATTGAGAAGGGTACCTACAATGGATTAACTTCTTCGCTGGATATTTTTGCCACCTCCATTGCTGTAACTGGTAAGCAGGTACATACTAATAAAACCTTGGACGGTGTTAACTTGATTCCATATGTTAAAAATGGCATAGCAGAAAGTCCTCACAAACAATTATTTTGGCGTAAAGATCAAATGGCTGCTATGCGTAGTGGTCAATATAAAATGATTCGCGTAGCTAGGTTGGGCTATCGTTTGTATGATTTAGAGGAGGATTTAGGTGAAAGTAATGATTTGTGTGAGGCTAAAAATACTGCGCTTCATGAACTGCAAAACCAATTGCAATCTTGGGAAAAGGGATTGATTCAGCCTCTTTGGACTGAAGGAGCTATTTGGGATACCATCACCTGGATGATTCATGAAGATTATTATCTAAATCGACCGGTGCGTGTGAAAGATCCAGGAAGTCTTAAAGAATGGAGAAAGCGCAAAAGAGAATCAGCGAAAGATATGCTTTTATTGCAAGATATATCGCGTCTTTAA
- a CDS encoding glycoside hydrolase family 2 TIM barrel-domain containing protein has translation MKRLYVIMVLTLMLNAVVSGQNDWENPEIFQINREKARATFHAFSNVEKALKNDVSSADYIKCLNGNWKFSYVEKASERPLDFYKTEYDVSAWDEIVVPGNWELYGYGFPNYTNRIYPFKKDQPRIEDKYSPVGSYVTWFDVPENWSGREVYLQLGSVKSGYYLWLNGKKVGYSQDSKLPSEFNLTPYLVKGKNKLAIQVFQFTDGSYLEDQDFWRLSGIQRDVFLLARPKTHIRDFFVKALLDEKYQDGVFSLDVELLNKNKRSANNNVIEYKLMDLQSNTWLQGVSDKLSVSKNGSVHFQFDGTIKNVKKWSAEEPNLYQLLIALKNSKGQVVEATSIHVGFRTSEIKNGQLLVNGQPILLKGVNRHEHDALFGHVVSEQAMIEDIKLMKQFNINAVRTSHYPNDPKWYALCDKYGIYLYDEANIESHGYGYKIDETLANKPEWKNAHVSRVLNMVERDKNHPSVIVWSMGNEAGTGMNFLEAYKQVYKRDGDRPVHYERAEKLTNITEQHTDIHGDMYRRIWDIKKVYLNRELKRPFIWCEYAHAMGNSSGNFKEYWDLVHSHPQVQGGFIWDWMDQGLVAYKEGQEYSAYGGHFEPAGHRHDNNFCFNGVVNADRTPHPGLYEVKKVYQNIDFDGSEIKDGHVIIHNGRFFADLSDLVFKWELVENGSVVKSGNIASNGLAPQSKESYTIPYGELKDGQEYFLNMYALNMGFKPLIPFGHVMAQEQFPLAVSPLTNTLMTAHVNALNVIEDENRVNIVGNDFAITFSKSNGALSSYVINGMELLKSPMVPDFWRAPTDNDFGSKVPKRCNVWKEASSSMSLTSFQKERLDKSTFKINTVLSIDNVNTVIHLDYLIHGDGKIKVNYEMEASKVKLPEIPRIGLKLRLHKTLDNLSYYGKGPWENYIDRNTASFVGIYHSKVEDQYFAYGRPQENGHKTDVRWLGLFNYSGMGLKMIAVDQTIEFNALPMAKEELDPGMSKKLRTPLDVKEADFVELHIDHKMMGVGGDNSWGAKPHESYLFYADKNYSYSFIICPKNL, from the coding sequence ATGAAGAGATTATATGTAATAATGGTTTTAACTCTGATGCTGAATGCGGTGGTATCAGGTCAAAATGACTGGGAGAACCCGGAGATTTTTCAAATAAATAGGGAGAAGGCGCGTGCTACTTTTCATGCCTTTTCAAATGTGGAAAAGGCGTTGAAGAATGATGTTTCTTCGGCCGATTATATAAAATGTTTAAATGGTAATTGGAAGTTCTCTTATGTAGAAAAAGCTTCTGAACGGCCACTGGATTTTTATAAAACAGAGTATGATGTTTCTGCTTGGGACGAAATTGTTGTGCCAGGTAACTGGGAGTTGTATGGTTATGGATTTCCAAACTATACGAATCGGATCTACCCTTTTAAAAAAGACCAACCGCGTATCGAAGATAAATATAGCCCTGTAGGTTCTTACGTGACTTGGTTTGACGTTCCCGAAAATTGGAGCGGGCGAGAGGTGTACCTTCAGTTGGGGTCTGTTAAGTCTGGATATTATCTTTGGCTGAATGGCAAGAAGGTAGGCTATAGCCAGGATTCAAAATTGCCGTCGGAGTTTAACCTCACACCTTATCTGGTAAAGGGTAAGAATAAGTTGGCCATCCAGGTTTTTCAATTTACCGATGGAAGTTATTTGGAAGATCAGGATTTTTGGCGTTTGTCTGGTATTCAGCGTGATGTATTCTTGTTGGCTCGTCCTAAAACACATATTCGCGATTTTTTTGTGAAAGCATTACTGGATGAGAAATACCAAGATGGCGTATTTAGTTTGGATGTTGAATTACTTAATAAAAACAAACGTAGTGCGAACAATAATGTAATTGAATATAAACTCATGGATCTTCAGTCCAATACCTGGTTGCAGGGTGTGTCGGATAAGCTATCGGTATCAAAAAATGGAAGTGTTCATTTTCAATTTGACGGTACCATCAAAAATGTTAAGAAGTGGTCCGCTGAAGAGCCCAATCTGTATCAGCTGCTTATTGCTTTGAAAAATTCTAAGGGGCAGGTGGTCGAGGCCACATCTATCCATGTTGGCTTTAGAACTTCTGAAATAAAGAATGGACAACTATTAGTCAACGGCCAACCCATCCTTCTGAAGGGTGTTAACCGTCACGAACATGATGCGCTTTTTGGACATGTCGTCAGTGAGCAAGCGATGATTGAGGATATCAAACTGATGAAACAGTTTAATATCAATGCTGTACGTACCAGCCATTATCCAAACGACCCCAAATGGTATGCCTTGTGCGATAAATATGGTATATATTTGTATGATGAAGCAAATATAGAATCGCATGGTTATGGTTACAAAATAGATGAAACTTTGGCCAATAAACCGGAATGGAAAAATGCCCATGTAAGTAGAGTGCTTAATATGGTGGAACGGGATAAAAATCATCCTTCTGTGATTGTTTGGAGTATGGGTAATGAGGCCGGCACCGGGATGAACTTTCTGGAAGCATATAAGCAAGTGTACAAAAGAGATGGTGATAGACCAGTGCATTATGAGAGGGCTGAAAAATTAACGAATATTACTGAACAACATACCGATATTCATGGCGATATGTACCGCAGAATATGGGATATTAAAAAAGTATATCTGAATAGAGAGCTGAAAAGACCTTTTATATGGTGCGAATATGCTCATGCCATGGGTAATAGTAGTGGAAATTTTAAAGAATATTGGGACCTCGTGCATTCGCATCCTCAAGTACAAGGTGGATTTATTTGGGACTGGATGGATCAAGGCTTAGTCGCCTATAAGGAGGGTCAGGAGTATTCGGCTTATGGCGGCCACTTTGAACCTGCCGGACATAGACATGATAATAACTTTTGTTTTAATGGTGTTGTTAATGCTGACCGTACGCCTCACCCCGGATTATATGAGGTTAAAAAAGTATATCAGAACATTGATTTTGATGGAAGTGAGATAAAAGATGGTCATGTTATTATTCATAATGGTCGTTTCTTTGCTGATTTGTCTGACCTTGTATTTAAATGGGAACTTGTTGAAAATGGCTCCGTGGTTAAATCTGGAAATATTGCTTCCAACGGCTTAGCTCCTCAGTCTAAAGAAAGTTATACGATTCCCTACGGAGAGTTAAAAGATGGTCAGGAGTATTTTTTAAATATGTATGCTTTGAATATGGGATTTAAACCCTTAATCCCGTTTGGGCATGTTATGGCCCAAGAGCAATTTCCTTTGGCAGTGTCTCCGTTGACTAACACCTTGATGACAGCGCATGTAAATGCCTTAAATGTAATAGAGGATGAAAATAGGGTGAACATTGTTGGAAACGATTTTGCTATTACTTTTTCGAAATCAAACGGTGCATTGAGTTCGTATGTGATCAATGGTATGGAGCTGTTGAAGAGTCCTATGGTTCCTGATTTTTGGCGTGCTCCAACGGATAATGATTTTGGAAGCAAAGTGCCCAAGCGGTGTAATGTGTGGAAAGAAGCCTCTTCTTCCATGTCATTAACATCGTTTCAAAAAGAACGCTTAGATAAAAGTACTTTTAAGATTAATACTGTATTATCCATTGATAATGTGAATACGGTTATTCATCTTGACTACCTCATTCATGGGGATGGAAAAATTAAAGTGAATTATGAAATGGAGGCCAGTAAGGTAAAACTTCCCGAGATTCCTCGAATTGGTTTAAAACTAAGGTTACATAAAACCCTGGATAATTTGAGTTATTATGGAAAGGGACCATGGGAAAATTATATAGATAGAAATACAGCATCCTTTGTAGGTATCTATCATTCAAAGGTTGAAGATCAGTATTTTGCTTATGGAAGACCTCAGGAGAATGGTCATAAAACAGATGTGCGATGGCTGGGCTTGTTTAACTATTCCGGAATGGGATTAAAAATGATTGCTGTTGACCAGACGATTGAGTTTAATGCTTTACCAATGGCAAAAGAAGAACTAGATCCTGGAATGAGTAAAAAGCTGAGAACGCCTTTGGATGTTAAAGAAGCCGACTTTGTGGAGTTGCATATCGACCATAAAATGATGGGAGTAGGAGGTGATAATAGTTGGGGAGCCAAACCTCATGAATCCTATTTGTTTTATGCGGACAAAAATTATAGCTATTCATTTATCATTTGCCCAAAGAATTTATAA
- a CDS encoding radical SAM protein, with translation MKAKEIFEIGLQYHHYANTAYPLTPNSYKEFKVKNQTEYVDFLKRDWHKSDKLSLYVHIPFCKVRCKFCEYVVLEGTDLNTEDLYVSLLLKEIEMYKTILHGKKIVGYDLGGGTPTKLSIKNIEKITNALVDSFDFEKDVVFSIETTPVIAANEFQKLVAIYKLGYHRISMGIQTVSERLLNDLGREGTTQIYEKAVQNIRLAGFEKFNIDLMYGFLHQNDEDFENTLKYAIALKPDYITLYRNRYKGTKLEGEAGGVSLFKIIRQYRLAYSILIKNGYKANVGKNTFSKIEGDYGTSDYLTKRVIDGVPYVGMGLGAQSFGNDYLAYNSGAANKQLVKYKQQIDSQQIPIQDLYCLDIQESIAKMVSVAFYFGFVDLIAFEKRFNVSFVAHFKEEVDFVLQENLMVISEGRLILTNRGADYINGIIPLFYSERSKAELLELHKKSKILSTGETEFLKAYHMNEFERPSVATDTVVLVPENKSQEKQFSVVLIKRGEHPYMNDWALPGGFVKRNETVEMAAYRELKDETGISDFTLSQLHVFSEPKRDPRGWIISCSFWGIGNLDQQNLQFGDDAIDVQLFKIELTSTDLLRYILTLSHKEIKLTAVIEKVKNDNNILHYKVVESNGIAFDHAKILMIALERAAKHRG, from the coding sequence ATGAAGGCAAAAGAAATATTTGAAATAGGATTGCAATATCATCATTATGCTAATACGGCATATCCGTTGACGCCTAATTCTTATAAAGAGTTCAAGGTAAAAAATCAAACCGAATATGTTGATTTTTTAAAAAGAGATTGGCATAAATCCGATAAATTAAGTCTTTATGTACACATCCCTTTTTGCAAAGTGAGGTGCAAATTTTGTGAGTACGTTGTGTTGGAAGGTACTGATCTAAACACAGAAGATTTATATGTCTCTTTATTGCTGAAGGAAATAGAGATGTATAAAACAATTCTTCATGGCAAAAAGATAGTTGGTTATGATCTTGGAGGAGGAACGCCAACAAAGCTCTCGATAAAAAACATAGAAAAAATAACGAATGCGCTGGTTGATTCTTTTGATTTCGAAAAAGATGTGGTTTTTAGTATTGAAACGACACCAGTGATTGCCGCAAATGAATTTCAGAAATTAGTAGCTATTTACAAGCTTGGATACCATAGAATTAGTATGGGGATTCAAACGGTTTCCGAAAGGCTGCTAAACGATTTGGGAAGGGAAGGAACAACTCAGATTTATGAAAAAGCAGTTCAGAACATTCGCTTAGCTGGATTTGAGAAGTTTAATATCGACCTTATGTATGGTTTTTTACACCAAAATGATGAAGATTTTGAAAACACCTTGAAGTATGCCATTGCTCTAAAACCTGATTATATTACACTTTACCGTAACAGATATAAAGGTACAAAGCTTGAAGGTGAAGCCGGAGGAGTTTCGTTATTTAAAATTATTCGACAATATAGACTAGCTTACAGTATTTTAATTAAAAATGGGTACAAGGCTAATGTTGGTAAGAATACATTTAGTAAAATAGAAGGGGATTATGGAACAAGTGACTACCTGACTAAACGTGTAATTGATGGTGTGCCTTATGTGGGTATGGGACTTGGTGCTCAATCATTTGGAAATGATTATTTGGCATACAATTCAGGTGCTGCAAATAAGCAATTAGTTAAATATAAACAACAAATTGACAGTCAACAGATACCCATACAGGATCTTTATTGTCTCGATATACAGGAGTCTATTGCAAAAATGGTTTCTGTTGCATTTTATTTCGGATTCGTTGATTTAATTGCATTTGAAAAGAGATTTAACGTGTCTTTTGTAGCGCATTTTAAAGAAGAGGTTGACTTTGTTCTTCAAGAAAACCTGATGGTAATCAGCGAGGGGCGATTAATCTTGACCAATCGGGGAGCCGATTATATAAATGGAATAATTCCATTGTTCTATTCTGAGCGTTCGAAAGCAGAATTACTGGAATTACATAAAAAGAGTAAAATTCTTTCAACAGGAGAAACCGAATTTCTTAAAGCTTATCATATGAATGAGTTTGAGCGACCATCGGTAGCTACAGATACGGTTGTGTTAGTGCCAGAAAATAAATCTCAGGAAAAGCAGTTTTCTGTTGTTCTTATAAAACGTGGTGAACATCCGTATATGAATGATTGGGCATTACCTGGAGGATTTGTCAAAAGAAATGAGACGGTGGAGATGGCTGCATATCGAGAGTTGAAAGATGAAACAGGTATCTCGGATTTTACACTTTCACAGCTTCATGTTTTTAGTGAACCGAAACGAGATCCAAGGGGGTGGATCATCTCATGTTCTTTTTGGGGTATAGGTAATTTAGATCAACAAAACTTGCAGTTTGGAGATGATGCAATTGATGTTCAGCTGTTTAAGATTGAACTTACATCAACGGACTTGCTTAGGTATATACTAACACTTTCTCATAAAGAGATTAAGCTGACAGCTGTTATTGAAAAAGTAAAAAATGATAATAACATACTGCATTACAAGGTGGTTGAATCAAATGGAATTGCATTTGACCATGCTAAGATATTAATGATTGCGCTAGAGAGGGCAGCAAAGCATAGAGGCTAA
- a CDS encoding DUF6695 family protein — MSNHRRVVCLLNGAFVPHVKQVFHTHSRGKVLIDAAKTSLNPEVLFSAESLAYTEPFTLLTIDFGRYHSPSQYGRVRGSITDPDLKVLTVPEISIDGNEILNFTEILKELQQNPSCHGDGKLHASYAPIYFEKAYEKALEMQAMSPMPYGPF; from the coding sequence ATGAGTAATCATAGACGTGTGGTGTGCTTACTCAATGGGGCTTTTGTTCCCCATGTCAAACAAGTATTTCATACCCATAGTAGAGGGAAAGTATTAATAGATGCTGCCAAGACAAGCTTGAATCCCGAAGTGCTTTTCTCTGCAGAATCGCTCGCATATACCGAACCTTTTACCTTGTTGACCATTGATTTTGGCCGCTATCATTCACCCTCTCAATACGGAAGAGTGCGAGGCAGTATTACCGACCCTGATTTAAAAGTACTTACTGTGCCAGAGATATCAATAGATGGAAATGAGATTTTGAATTTCACAGAAATATTGAAGGAACTTCAACAGAATCCATCGTGTCATGGAGATGGTAAACTGCATGCTTCCTACGCTCCTATTTATTTTGAAAAGGCTTATGAAAAGGCCTTAGAAATGCAAGCTATGAGTCCCATGCCTTATGGTCCGTTTTAA
- a CDS encoding DUF6695 family protein has translation MLRAGKPNWRQRFRLKFWLTPTPLTNVHAFYNQTIIKNISGKQPAYPSFKPHKKFLQSTLPQPPKHPNIPEDAQWLAGEGAGSWFHVETEKALLKITRYSPSATIECTGFYDSKKVYSHWVDLHACTVTYPSHCHRVTIKL, from the coding sequence GTGTTACGGGCAGGAAAACCCAATTGGAGACAGCGTTTTAGACTGAAATTTTGGCTTACGCCTACTCCCTTGACTAATGTGCATGCTTTTTACAATCAAACGATTATTAAAAATATAAGTGGGAAGCAGCCTGCTTATCCCTCGTTCAAACCCCATAAGAAGTTTTTGCAATCGACTTTGCCACAACCTCCGAAGCACCCTAATATTCCTGAAGATGCGCAATGGTTGGCTGGCGAAGGAGCTGGATCCTGGTTTCATGTTGAAACTGAAAAAGCCTTGCTTAAAATCACCCGTTACTCACCGTCAGCAACAATTGAATGTACAGGTTTTTATGATAGTAAAAAAGTTTATTCTCATTGGGTTGATTTACATGCTTGTACAGTGACCTATCCCAGCCATTGCCATAGGGTTACCATAAAACTTTAA
- a CDS encoding sugar phosphate isomerase/epimerase family protein, with translation MDISRRRFIRNAGVVSIATPLVSSPVMALSQATQAGVLKVHLFSKHLQFMDVQEAGQIAAELGFDGLDLTVRPHGHILPENVKTDLPIAIKDLQKSGLSCHMITTAITDVNNACDVEIIRVAAEEGVKFYRSNWFKYHKEKTMQESLHFYQKKIRELGEVNKKHGVVGCYQNHAGTAIGSSYWEIKELLKTVDAKYFGTQYDIRHAMVEGGLSWPNGLRLLKDHIKTMVLKDVKWGRVNGKWKLVNVPIGEGMVDFNTYFKSLKEDGLQPPVSLHLEYPLGGAESGSRTISVDKKVIFDAMRKDLTAVHKLWRQA, from the coding sequence ATGGATATTTCAAGAAGAAGGTTTATTAGAAATGCCGGTGTTGTTAGTATTGCTACCCCTTTAGTATCGTCACCAGTCATGGCATTAAGTCAAGCTACCCAGGCTGGTGTCTTGAAGGTGCATTTGTTTTCTAAACATTTGCAATTTATGGATGTTCAGGAGGCCGGACAAATAGCTGCTGAATTAGGGTTTGATGGTTTAGACTTAACGGTTCGTCCCCATGGGCATATTTTACCAGAGAATGTAAAAACTGATTTGCCTATTGCTATCAAGGATTTGCAAAAGAGTGGCTTATCTTGTCATATGATTACCACCGCCATTACAGATGTGAATAATGCTTGTGATGTAGAGATTATTCGTGTGGCAGCTGAGGAGGGCGTTAAATTTTATCGTAGTAATTGGTTTAAGTATCACAAAGAAAAAACCATGCAGGAGTCACTTCATTTCTACCAGAAAAAAATCCGTGAATTGGGCGAAGTTAATAAGAAACATGGGGTAGTGGGATGTTATCAAAACCATGCGGGGACAGCAATCGGGTCTTCGTATTGGGAAATCAAAGAGCTGTTAAAAACAGTAGATGCAAAATATTTTGGTACGCAATATGATATCCGGCATGCCATGGTAGAAGGGGGATTGTCATGGCCCAATGGTCTTCGCTTGCTAAAAGATCATATTAAAACAATGGTGCTGAAAGATGTTAAATGGGGGAGGGTGAACGGAAAATGGAAGTTGGTGAATGTGCCTATTGGTGAGGGAATGGTGGATTTTAATACCTATTTTAAAAGTTTAAAAGAGGATGGTTTGCAACCACCCGTTTCCTTGCATCTGGAATATCCATTGGGAGGTGCAGAAAGCGGTAGTAGAACCATTTCGGTTGATAAGAAGGTGATTTTTGATGCCATGAGAAAAGATCTCACAGCGGTTCATAAGCTTTGGCGACAGGCTTGA